In one Oryza glaberrima chromosome 2, OglaRS2, whole genome shotgun sequence genomic region, the following are encoded:
- the LOC127763432 gene encoding uncharacterized protein LOC127763432 isoform X2 — MAKDALALMDHLGWRKAHVFGHSMGSMIASKLAAIAPERVASLALLNTTGGGYQCIPKIDWQTISLACRFLRARTPEQRAGVDLDVHYTREYLDEIVGSNTRRQMLYQEYVKGLSSCGMQSRHGYEGQLNACWTHKLTQKELDRIRSSGFLILVIHGRDDVVAQLYHARRLAEKLQPAAKLVELHGGHLVSHERTAEVNMSLMEMIKASKSNTDQGEWSNLPKKSDDQLLAGSDSRLAKRECNIIVIYNLLGKLQLILLFFFGVFYIILEHARRVLRVLKPVRVSATSL, encoded by the exons ATGGCGAAGGACGCGCTAGCATTAATGGATCATCTAGGGTGGCGGAAAGCACACGTTTTCGGTCACTCCATGG GGTCCATGATAGCTTCCAAGTTGGCCGCCATTGCGCCGGAGCGTGTCGCCTCGCTGGCGTTGCTCAACACCACCGGAGGTGGCTACCAATGCATCCCCAAG ATTGATTGGCAGACCATATCCCTCGCATGTCGTTTTCTAAGAGCAAGAACTCCAGAGCAGAGAGCTGGTGTTGATCTTGATGTTCATTACACGAGG GAGTACCTCGATGAAATTGTTGGATCAAATACCAGAAGACAAATGCTTTACCAG GAATATGTGAAAGGTTTGTCATCATGTGGAATGCAATCAAGACATGGATATGAAGGACAACTGAATGCATGTTGGACGCATAAGCTTACACAGAAAGAACTAGACCGGATTCGTTCATCAGGTTTTCTTATTCTAGTTATACACGGAAG GGATGATGTTGTAGCTCAGTTGTATCATGCAAGGAGACTAGCAGAGAAGCTCCAGCCTGCTGCTAAGCTGGTTGAACTCCATGGAGGCCACCTGGTGAGCCACGAAAGAACAGCTGAG GTTAATATGTCCCTCATGGAGATGATAAAAGCATCAAAATCAAATACAGATCAGGGGGAATGGTCAAACCTTCCTAAGAAGTCTGATG ATCAACTTCTTGCTGGATCAGATAGTCGTCTTGCTAAACGAGAATGCAACATCATCGTTATATACAATCTACTTGGGAAGTTGCAACTCattttgcttttcttctttGGAGTATTTTATATTATTCTTGAGCATGCTAGGAGGGTACTAAGAGTTTTGAAGCCTGTGAGAGTATCAGCTACCAGCTTATAG
- the LOC127763432 gene encoding uncharacterized protein LOC127763432 isoform X1, which produces MPYCVVSHGDPSAAAAAAGEEGDVRIFYQRYGHGGTKVLLIIGFAGTHESWGPQVKGLTGAVEPVDEESPAGDDGAAGEGAEVCCFDNRGIGRSSVPPHKSQYTTVIMAKDALALMDHLGWRKAHVFGHSMGSMIASKLAAIAPERVASLALLNTTGGGYQCIPKIDWQTISLACRFLRARTPEQRAGVDLDVHYTREYLDEIVGSNTRRQMLYQEYVKGLSSCGMQSRHGYEGQLNACWTHKLTQKELDRIRSSGFLILVIHGRDDVVAQLYHARRLAEKLQPAAKLVELHGGHLVSHERTAEVNMSLMEMIKASKSNTDQGEWSNLPKKSDDQLLAGSDSRLAKRECNIIVIYNLLGKLQLILLFFFGVFYIILEHARRVLRVLKPVRVSATSL; this is translated from the exons ATGCCGTACTGCGTGGTCAGCCACGGCGacccatcggcggcggcggcggcggccggcgaggagggagatgTGCGGATTTTCTACCAGAGATACGGCCATGGCGGCACCAAGGTGCTCCTCATCATCG GGTTCGCGGGGACGCACGAGTCGTGGGGCCCGCAGGTGAAGGGCCTGACGGGCGCCGTCGAGCCCGTCGACGAGGAGTcccccgccggcgacgatggcgccgccggggagggcGCCGAGGTCTGCTGCTTCGACAACCGCGGCATTGGCCGGAGCTCCGTGCCGCCACACAAATCGCAGTACAC CACGGTGATCATGGCGAAGGACGCGCTAGCATTAATGGATCATCTAGGGTGGCGGAAAGCACACGTTTTCGGTCACTCCATGG GGTCCATGATAGCTTCCAAGTTGGCCGCCATTGCGCCGGAGCGTGTCGCCTCGCTGGCGTTGCTCAACACCACCGGAGGTGGCTACCAATGCATCCCCAAG ATTGATTGGCAGACCATATCCCTCGCATGTCGTTTTCTAAGAGCAAGAACTCCAGAGCAGAGAGCTGGTGTTGATCTTGATGTTCATTACACGAGG GAGTACCTCGATGAAATTGTTGGATCAAATACCAGAAGACAAATGCTTTACCAG GAATATGTGAAAGGTTTGTCATCATGTGGAATGCAATCAAGACATGGATATGAAGGACAACTGAATGCATGTTGGACGCATAAGCTTACACAGAAAGAACTAGACCGGATTCGTTCATCAGGTTTTCTTATTCTAGTTATACACGGAAG GGATGATGTTGTAGCTCAGTTGTATCATGCAAGGAGACTAGCAGAGAAGCTCCAGCCTGCTGCTAAGCTGGTTGAACTCCATGGAGGCCACCTGGTGAGCCACGAAAGAACAGCTGAG GTTAATATGTCCCTCATGGAGATGATAAAAGCATCAAAATCAAATACAGATCAGGGGGAATGGTCAAACCTTCCTAAGAAGTCTGATG ATCAACTTCTTGCTGGATCAGATAGTCGTCTTGCTAAACGAGAATGCAACATCATCGTTATATACAATCTACTTGGGAAGTTGCAACTCattttgcttttcttctttGGAGTATTTTATATTATTCTTGAGCATGCTAGGAGGGTACTAAGAGTTTTGAAGCCTGTGAGAGTATCAGCTACCAGCTTATAG